The following proteins come from a genomic window of Streptomyces sp. NBC_00539:
- a CDS encoding dihydrofolate reductase family protein, giving the protein MALAQCPRRSGRSVHGRSCGTWTRETEEPSDAHPDQHRVHLTILRPLEEVAALKETEGGPIILHGSASLNQALSDAGLIDHYHLIVYPLLLGAGKRLFSATDKDTQKLKLVEHEAYPNGLQKNVFDVIH; this is encoded by the coding sequence ATGGCTTTGGCGCAATGCCCACGCAGGAGCGGACGAAGCGTGCACGGTCGAAGTTGCGGCACCTGGACGCGAGAGACCGAGGAACCCTCAGATGCGCACCCTGACCAGCACCGCGTTCATCTCACGATCCTGCGCCCGCTCGAGGAGGTCGCCGCGCTCAAGGAGACCGAAGGCGGCCCGATCATCCTCCACGGCAGCGCCTCGCTGAACCAGGCCCTCTCGGACGCCGGCCTGATCGACCACTACCACCTCATCGTGTACCCGCTCCTGCTCGGCGCCGGCAAGCGCCTCTTCAGCGCCACGGACAAGGACACCCAGAAGCTCAAGCTCGTCGAGCACGAGGCCTACCCCAACGGCCTGCAGAAGAATGTCTTCGACGTCATCCACTGA
- a CDS encoding nuclear transport factor 2 family protein: MPMHAAAVSRYFEAWNATDADGLAKAVAAAWSEEGTYTDPLADVRGHEAIAAVIRAAHEQFPGFEFKLTGEVDGNHHIARFSWELVSTADGSAPVAGSDAITLAEDGRITSVLGFLDRIPAA, translated from the coding sequence ATGCCGATGCACGCTGCCGCCGTATCCCGTTACTTCGAGGCGTGGAACGCCACCGACGCCGACGGCCTCGCCAAAGCGGTCGCCGCAGCCTGGTCCGAGGAAGGCACCTACACCGACCCGCTGGCCGACGTGCGTGGTCACGAGGCGATCGCGGCGGTCATCCGGGCCGCGCACGAGCAGTTCCCGGGCTTCGAGTTCAAGCTGACCGGCGAGGTGGACGGCAACCATCACATCGCCCGCTTCAGCTGGGAGCTGGTCTCCACGGCCGACGGTTCCGCTCCGGTCGCCGGCTCGGATGCGATCACCCTGGCCGAGGACGGCCGGATCACCTCGGTCCTCGGCTTCCTCGACCGGATCCCCGCCGCCTGA
- a CDS encoding cupin domain-containing protein → MTNTPDADDEKRFVLLEPGAVRPGRVPLPPAFAVKAATADTEGRLSLLEVTLAKDIPRHVHRRADECVYVLEGVLAIEFDDRTHSAPQGTFALLPRGVPHALRRASDPPPRVLQISSPGGWECYVEDLVEAGPSVLTGGELDPEKINPIAARHHIHYEERRP, encoded by the coding sequence ATGACCAACACCCCTGACGCGGATGACGAGAAGCGTTTCGTCCTGCTGGAACCCGGTGCCGTCCGGCCGGGCCGCGTACCGCTGCCACCCGCCTTCGCCGTCAAGGCCGCCACGGCCGACACCGAGGGGCGGTTGTCGCTCCTCGAAGTGACCCTGGCGAAGGACATTCCGCGCCACGTCCACCGCCGGGCCGACGAGTGCGTCTACGTCCTCGAGGGCGTCCTCGCCATCGAGTTCGACGACCGCACCCACTCGGCGCCGCAAGGGACCTTCGCCTTGCTGCCCCGTGGCGTCCCGCACGCCCTGCGCCGCGCCTCCGACCCGCCCCCGCGCGTGCTGCAGATCTCCTCCCCGGGCGGCTGGGAGTGCTACGTCGAGGACCTGGTCGAGGCCGGCCCGAGCGTCCTCACCGGTGGGGAACTGGACCCCGAGAAGATCAACCCCATCGCTGCCCGACACCACATCCACTACGAGGAACGGCGCCCCTGA
- a CDS encoding CBS domain-containing protein produces the protein MTTAREIMTEGAECVGAEETVLEAAKKMTRLGVGALPICGTDDKLKGMLTDRDIVVKVLGVGKDPGQIKAGDLAQGEAVTIGADDDAEEILRTMTSHQVRRLPVIDGHRLVGIVAQADVARALPDPKVGDLLQALSTD, from the coding sequence GTGACGACGGCCCGCGAGATCATGACCGAAGGCGCCGAGTGTGTCGGTGCCGAGGAGACGGTGCTGGAAGCGGCGAAGAAGATGACACGGCTGGGAGTCGGTGCGTTGCCCATCTGCGGCACGGACGACAAGCTCAAAGGGATGCTCACCGACCGCGACATCGTGGTCAAGGTCCTGGGCGTGGGCAAGGACCCCGGTCAGATCAAGGCCGGTGACCTCGCGCAGGGTGAAGCGGTCACGATCGGAGCCGATGACGACGCCGAGGAAATCCTCCGCACGATGACCTCGCACCAGGTGCGCAGGCTGCCCGTGATCGACGGGCACCGCCTGGTGGGCATCGTCGCCCAGGCCGACGTCGCCCGCGCCCTGCCCGACCCCAAGGTCGGCGATCTCCTCCAGGCCCTGTCCACCGACTGA
- a CDS encoding SsgA family sporulation/cell division regulator: MTFLIHARVATAGGAPLLVQLSYTASDPVAVRAVILHAGEPLACWYFERQMLADGLHRPVGEGAVRFRPVSSGPKRDLRIELRGADRAGQDRAVLLANADGVAAFLNRTYAAVPADSESAHLDDQLDALLSR, translated from the coding sequence ATGACCTTTTTGATACACGCCCGCGTGGCCACGGCCGGCGGGGCGCCACTGCTGGTGCAGCTCTCCTACACCGCGTCGGACCCGGTCGCGGTACGGGCGGTGATCCTCCACGCCGGTGAGCCGCTCGCCTGCTGGTACTTCGAGCGGCAGATGCTGGCCGACGGACTACACCGGCCGGTGGGGGAGGGGGCCGTGCGCTTCCGGCCCGTGAGCAGTGGGCCGAAGCGAGACCTCCGCATCGAGTTGCGCGGAGCAGATCGGGCCGGTCAGGACCGGGCGGTGCTGCTCGCGAATGCCGACGGCGTCGCCGCCTTCCTGAACCGGACGTACGCGGCGGTCCCCGCCGACAGCGAGAGCGCACACCTCGATGATCAACTGGACGCGCTGCTCAGCCGTTGA
- a CDS encoding FAD-dependent monooxygenase has product MADIDVLVVGAGPVGLTAAAELRRHGVDCRIVDRLAGPQPYAKAIGIQPRTLEVWDDMGLARGALDHAVPHRGQLVFIDGKPSPQVELTLPPEIPYPFATLPQYATERLLGEHLARFGTEVERPTELRSLETHPDEVEAVLAHADGRTERLSARYVVGCDGAHSLVRKAAGLTFEGDAFPEQYMIGDVELDWELPVGYSMRSVNMDDNGSMADMLICIPMPGVRRYWLSMLRPGADAGDENSLSAPDGMGDGHGPDLGQIQAVLDRLSPEPTTASTLRWSSAFRVSHRLVDRYRNGRLFVAGDAAHINPPIGGQGLNTGVQDAYNLAWKLALAVRGVATDEVLESYHAERHPVAQEVVNRTVRHARSAGHARSGLGNKGDDPETTLRRQAQLLVAYPDSPLIQPKGADGTPVAGPATGDRAPDCRGLLSDVATYPWRLFDLLRTPRHVLLLFAGSEHASGDSAARLEACAAEAHRAAHGLLDTYLITAAEVPRDTGPVSLRLPRVCDAAGEFRDAYAPRDGEALLIRPDGYVSGRFHPAVPEHLAEHLRRTFA; this is encoded by the coding sequence ATGGCCGATATCGACGTACTCGTGGTGGGCGCGGGCCCGGTGGGCCTGACGGCGGCGGCCGAGCTGCGGCGCCACGGAGTGGACTGCCGCATCGTCGATCGGCTGGCCGGCCCGCAGCCCTATGCCAAGGCCATCGGCATCCAGCCCCGCACGCTGGAGGTGTGGGACGACATGGGCCTCGCCCGCGGGGCGCTGGATCACGCGGTGCCGCACCGGGGCCAGCTGGTCTTCATCGACGGCAAGCCGAGCCCCCAGGTCGAGTTGACCCTGCCGCCCGAGATCCCCTACCCCTTCGCCACGCTGCCCCAGTACGCGACCGAGCGGTTGCTCGGCGAGCATCTTGCGCGCTTCGGCACGGAGGTGGAGCGGCCGACCGAGCTCCGCTCGCTGGAGACGCACCCGGACGAGGTGGAGGCCGTCCTCGCGCACGCCGACGGCCGGACCGAGCGTCTGTCCGCCCGCTACGTCGTGGGCTGCGACGGCGCGCACAGCCTGGTCCGCAAGGCGGCCGGGCTGACCTTCGAGGGCGACGCCTTCCCCGAGCAGTACATGATCGGCGACGTCGAGCTCGACTGGGAGCTCCCCGTCGGCTACAGCATGCGGTCCGTGAACATGGACGACAACGGTTCGATGGCCGACATGCTCATTTGCATTCCGATGCCGGGCGTCCGGCGGTACTGGCTGTCGATGCTGCGCCCTGGCGCCGACGCCGGGGACGAAAACTCATTGAGCGCGCCGGACGGGATGGGGGACGGCCACGGACCGGACCTCGGCCAGATCCAGGCCGTGCTCGACCGGCTGTCCCCGGAGCCGACAACCGCCTCCACGCTGCGCTGGTCGTCCGCCTTCCGGGTCAGCCACCGCCTGGTGGACCGCTACCGGAACGGCCGTCTCTTCGTCGCCGGGGACGCCGCGCACATCAACCCGCCGATCGGCGGACAGGGTCTGAACACCGGCGTGCAGGACGCCTACAACCTGGCCTGGAAGCTGGCCCTGGCCGTCCGTGGTGTGGCCACGGACGAGGTGCTGGAGAGCTATCACGCCGAACGCCACCCGGTCGCGCAGGAAGTGGTCAACCGCACCGTCCGACACGCCCGCTCCGCTGGTCATGCCCGCTCCGGCCTCGGCAACAAGGGAGACGACCCCGAGACGACGCTGCGGCGCCAGGCCCAGCTGCTGGTCGCCTACCCGGACAGCCCGTTGATCCAGCCGAAGGGTGCGGACGGCACGCCCGTGGCCGGTCCCGCCACGGGCGACCGGGCACCGGACTGCCGCGGCCTGCTGAGCGACGTCGCCACCTACCCGTGGCGGCTTTTCGACCTGCTGCGCACCCCGCGGCACGTGCTGTTGCTGTTCGCGGGATCGGAGCACGCCTCGGGCGACAGCGCCGCACGGCTCGAAGCCTGCGCCGCCGAGGCGCACCGCGCCGCCCACGGCCTGCTCGACACCTACCTGATCACCGCCGCAGAGGTACCGCGGGACACCGGGCCGGTCTCCCTACGGCTGCCGCGTGTGTGCGACGCGGCGGGCGAGTTCCGCGACGCCTATGCGCCGCGCGACGGCGAGGCCCTCCTGATCCGCCCGGACGGCTACGTCTCCGGACGCTTCCACCCGGCCGTACCGGAACACCTGGCGGAACACCTGCGCCGCACCTTCGCCTGA
- a CDS encoding dienelactone hydrolase family protein codes for MAEVLLFHHGHGLTGGVDRFAERLRRYGHTVHAPDLFEGQVFDSLEEGIAYTARVGFDTVLARGAAAAGELPAELVYLGISLGVLPAQKLAQTRPGAKGALLLEACVPVSEFGGAWPQDVPVQVHGMDADPFFSGEGDVDAARALVETVAGAELFLYSGDRHLFTDSSLASHDEHAATQVTHRVLDFLDHIKQGTSTAPA; via the coding sequence ATGGCTGAGGTGCTGCTTTTCCATCACGGGCACGGACTCACCGGCGGCGTAGACCGGTTCGCCGAGCGGCTGCGACGGTACGGCCACACTGTCCATGCCCCGGACCTGTTCGAGGGGCAGGTATTCGACAGCCTCGAAGAGGGCATCGCTTACACCGCGAGGGTCGGTTTCGATACGGTCCTCGCGCGCGGAGCCGCTGCCGCCGGGGAGCTGCCTGCGGAGCTCGTCTACCTCGGGATCTCGCTCGGCGTCCTGCCGGCGCAGAAGCTGGCTCAGACCCGCCCCGGCGCGAAGGGCGCGCTGTTGCTGGAGGCATGCGTCCCTGTCTCGGAGTTCGGTGGCGCCTGGCCCCAGGACGTCCCGGTCCAGGTGCACGGCATGGACGCAGACCCGTTCTTCTCCGGTGAGGGGGATGTGGACGCGGCCCGCGCGCTCGTCGAGACGGTGGCCGGTGCCGAGTTGTTCCTGTACTCCGGAGACAGACATCTGTTCACCGACAGCAGCCTGGCGTCGCACGACGAGCACGCTGCAACCCAGGTCACCCACCGCGTGCTCGACTTCCTCGACCACATCAAGCAGGGAACCTCGACTGCACCCGCCTGA
- a CDS encoding M20 metallopeptidase family protein produces MSASGEGAAAPRRAWAGLLTEAHTLLPETVALRRSLHRFPELGLDLPRTQGAVLDALADLGLEIATGSRLTSVTATLEGASPGRTVLLRADMDALPLQEETGLGFASQVPGAMHACGHDAHTAMLVTAARLVAARRSTLAGRVVFMFQPAEESGGGARHMIDEGVLELAGGRVESAFALHITTRFDSGTIHLRPGPTFAASDLLHITVRGRGGHASAPHLALDPVPVACEIVQAIQAMVTRTIDVFDPAVVTVASLHAGTTTNVIPACAEIHGTVRSLSPATRRLVHEGITRVAHHVAAAHAATAEVTLTDGYPPVINDPARTRLLHATASALLGPDRVHHLAQPLMGAEDFSYVLQQVPGAMAFLGARPPGLPAGETPDIHSNRVVFDENALATGAALYAATALEATGQHGPPT; encoded by the coding sequence GTGAGCGCGTCAGGAGAGGGCGCCGCCGCGCCCCGGAGGGCGTGGGCAGGGTTGCTCACCGAGGCGCACACCCTGCTGCCCGAGACCGTGGCGCTGCGCCGGAGCCTGCACCGCTTCCCCGAACTGGGCCTGGATCTGCCCCGCACCCAAGGGGCCGTGCTGGACGCCTTGGCGGACCTGGGTCTGGAGATCGCCACGGGGTCGCGCCTCACATCCGTCACGGCCACCCTCGAAGGCGCCTCGCCCGGCCGGACGGTGCTGCTGCGGGCCGACATGGACGCCCTGCCCTTGCAGGAGGAGACCGGCCTGGGGTTCGCCTCACAGGTGCCGGGCGCCATGCACGCCTGCGGACACGACGCCCACACGGCGATGCTCGTCACGGCCGCCCGCCTGGTCGCCGCCCGGCGTTCGACGCTGGCCGGTCGGGTGGTGTTCATGTTCCAGCCGGCGGAGGAATCCGGCGGCGGTGCAAGGCACATGATCGACGAGGGGGTCCTGGAGCTCGCCGGTGGCAGGGTGGAATCGGCGTTCGCCCTGCACATCACCACCCGCTTCGACAGCGGCACGATCCACCTGCGGCCCGGACCGACCTTCGCCGCGTCCGACCTGCTCCATATCACCGTCCGCGGGCGTGGCGGTCACGCCTCCGCCCCGCACCTGGCACTCGATCCGGTCCCTGTCGCGTGTGAGATCGTCCAAGCGATCCAGGCGATGGTCACCCGCACGATCGACGTCTTCGACCCGGCGGTCGTCACCGTCGCCTCCCTCCATGCCGGCACCACGACCAACGTGATCCCCGCCTGCGCCGAGATCCACGGCACCGTGCGCAGCCTCTCCCCGGCCACCCGTCGGCTGGTGCACGAAGGCATCACCCGCGTCGCCCACCACGTCGCCGCCGCCCACGCGGCCACGGCCGAAGTCACCCTCACCGACGGCTACCCACCCGTCATCAACGATCCCGCCCGCACCCGGCTCCTCCACGCCACCGCAAGCGCGCTCCTGGGCCCCGACCGCGTCCACCACCTCGCCCAGCCCCTGATGGGTGCCGAGGACTTCTCCTACGTCTTGCAGCAGGTGCCGGGCGCGATGGCGTTCCTGGGCGCCCGCCCACCCGGCCTCCCAGCCGGGGAAACACCGGACATCCACTCCAACCGGGTCGTCTTCGACGAGAACGCCCTGGCCACCGGAGCGGCCCTCTACGCGGCCACGGCTCTCGAAGCCACCGGTCAACACGGGCCGCCGACCTGA